The Gossypium hirsutum isolate 1008001.06 chromosome D07, Gossypium_hirsutum_v2.1, whole genome shotgun sequence genome includes the window GAGTCAAGCCATTTAGAATGGGGAAGTAGTGAAAAGTAGGAATGAATTTGGATTTTCTGAAAATCATTATCTTCCAACATGGAGCTTAGATCATTTGTGGTCTTTCTTTGGGGAAGTGTTATTGTTGTGCGAGGATTACTAGAAGTCTGTTTCATGTTGTAATATTTGTTGTTTGAGGATGAAATCTTGTTCTGATCCAAGGTAAACTTGCttcttttggaaattgttgatggATATTAACGAAGGAATAGTATCATAGTTGTGGAACCGAGTTAGAAATATATGTAGAAAAAAATTCTCGGGATTGTCAACCGGAGTCTGTCTTTTTAGTGGATGGAACTGTTATTCATGGcgtgtttttttgtttttacttttccTGTTGTCCACTCAATAGTGCTACTTTTCTTTTAGAAAATGGGTCTAGTAGGATCATAATGGGAAATTTTGTTTAGCGACTTGGTAGTTCTGCTAACTTTTTCCACAGTGTCTATTTTATGCTGTGACTTGTCGCTGGTGAGCAAGTGAGGGATCAGATAGGGATAACTTGAGATGCtgctttcttttcctctttttatttatttagagtGAAGGATCGCAGCTCACTTTAGTATAAAATATTTGGCATTGATGTGACTAGACGTATCCCCATTCTGTGTTGTGGCTAATAAGTACAACTTGTACAATGGATCAAGTGATTTCAAGCAGCAGATTCTCCCGAAACCCTGTCCCTTCTTGTGAATACTGAAACATTAAATGCTCATCTTTTGTAAGTATCCATGTGGTCTGAATACTGCAAAATTTTGAAGGATGTGTAGCCATGTCTTAATTGACTTTGTTTCTTATCGTGAAAGTGTGGAAAGGAAATGTTAATAACGGTAGGAAGTGTCATTAATGAGTAATCCGATCCTTTTGTTTTTTATCATGAAAGTGTTGGTTGCTAAGGAATCTGTAAATGGTTCTTACAGTGGATTACAAACGTAGTTGTCGACATTTTCTTGATATACATGTATTCAAGTTGTAGTATTTTGCCATAGTTTTGCTTATAACTATGCAAGTCCTCTAGTTTTGTTGCTCTTTACTTTATTCTCTTCAGTTTATATTGCTGTGCTTTATTAGTAACTTGTTATCAGTGTTACAGGCAATGTTCAGTTATTTGAAATAGAAAAGATATGTTTGGTTATGTCAGACTTTATCTTTCGTGTTATTCAGTTTCTTATTTTCTGTTTTGCTGATGTCTTTCTCTTTCAGTTTTTATGCCATGGAAGATTCACAGTCAGTTGCAACACTCATAGGCTCGACAGCCTCCAAGATACAGCAGCTTCAAAAAGCATTTGCTGAACTTGAAAGTCAGCGTGCTCTAACACTTAATCTAAGATGGAAAGAACTTGAGGAACATTTCAGTGGTCTTGAGAAGTCCTTGAAGAGACGCTTCCATGAGTTGGAAGACCAAGAAAGGAATTCGAGACAAAAACAAGGAAAGCTCGAGAAATGCTACAGAAGCGTGAAGCAGCTGTTGTAGCTAAAGAACAATCCTCATTGGTGAGGTTACAAGAAAAGAGAGATGCTGCTGTTTTTTCCATTACTAATGCTTTAGAGAAGCACAGGAAATTATCATCTGGGCAGCCTGCTGATAATGGAGATAATGGTGAACTCTCAGTTGAGGAGAAACAACCTGAGGATATCAAAAGTTCTTTTGAGAATGGAAATCTCGAGGTGAAATCTTATCCTCAATTGGTAAAACTATGTGAAGAAATGGACTCTGAAGGACTACAGAAGTTTATTTCAGATAATCGTAAGAACCTTGCTGCTCTGAAAGAGGAAATTCCTTGGGCGTTGAAAGCTGCAGCAAGTCCAGCTCGCTTGGTCCTGGAATCGTTGGAAGGATTTTACCCTTCAGAAGTTGATGGAAAGAAAGATGCAAACCTATTGGGGCTTAGGCGAACTTGTATTATGTTGATGGAATGTCTTAGTGTCTTGCTTTCTAATCTGGATATGGTTTCTGTTTTGGCTTTGATCTCTGAAGATATTAAGGAACAAGCAAAGCTAATTGCTGAGGAATGGAAACCAAAGCTGGATGCTCTTGACATGGATGCTAGTAACGGTAACTCATTGGAAGCTCATGCTTTTCTGCAACTTATCGATACATTTGGTATTGCTTCTGGTTTCAACGAAGAAGAACTTTCAAGGCTGATACCAATGGTCTCTCGTCGGCGACAAGCAGCTGATCTCTGCCGTTCCCTTGGTTTATCTGAGAAAATGCCAGGTCTGTTCAGTATCAACTTACACTAGCACAAGTAacctggttaatttatagtgcaTGTGGTTAATTTGTACATTAACTTTTATTTATCATTTAGGTGTAATTGAAGTTCTGGTGAAAAATGGAAGGCAGATTGATGCAGTTAACCTGGCTTTTGCATTCGAGCTAACAGAGCAGTTTTCACCTGTGCCATTACTGAAATCCTACTTGAAGGAGGCTAGAAAAGCTTCTTCACCTGTAAAGCCTGGAAATGCCTCTCCCACTGCCCAGGTGTGTTTTTTATTGGTTTGCCTACTACTGGCCAAATATATTTCGGTTTGCTATTAacttataatgtcaaatttatcCCTAAACGTttacatcttttgtcaatttgactcttattctttttttgagctaaatttgacTCCCTCAATCTTTTGAAAAGAGTCAAATTTGATCATCAATCTTTTGAAAAAGAGTTGAAATGATGTTTTTAACAAGaatactaactaaaatgttaaatttttaaacacaacaGCCTGCATGACAATGCACgtgaatttaatattaatttttttgaatttttttgtatttttaatttaaattttgattttttaatttttaaattatttgttgatgtgACATAGAAAGCAAATGatgttatgttagcatgatgtGCACATGGATTGCCATGCGAGTTGTCCCACCAGCCACGTTAAAAAGTAATGTTTTAGTCATCATTTTCGCTAAAAAAAgcaatttgactcttttttgaaagaataagggtcaaatttagtaaaaaaaaaggaataaggGCCAAATTGACGGaaaatgtaaatgttgagggctaaatttattgttATGTCTACTATTAAACATGTTTGAGGGGCAagcacatttttattatttttgctcaCAAGGCCTTGTCTGAAGCCGATTGGACCAGCTTTTTGGCTAGTTTACCCATTCTTACACCCTTGTGTCTTGCCTGACCATTTAGTATATGATTTGGCCAGTTGTGTTTTTGCATTCTCGAAAATGAATCACTAATTGCTTCTGTGTTTTCAGACTGAAGTTAGTGAACGGGAATTGACTGCTCTTAAGGCTGTGATTAAGTGCATTGAAGAACATAATCTGGAGGAGCAATACCCTGTCGATCCACTTCAGAAACGAGTTCTCCTGTTAGAGAAAGCAAAAGCAGACAAGAAAAGGGCAACTGAAGTTGCAAAGCCTCAACCCAAGAGGCCTCGTGCTAATGGTGCCGGATATGGTCCTCGAGTCACTAACGTAGCTGCTGACAAAACATTCTATCCCAGAGTCACTGACAGGTACATGCAGTACGTGTATGACAGACCCTATGTTTACCCCGGACCTGCTGACAACCACAGCCACTCTCTTCTTGCTTCTGCTACCTACAACTTCTCTCCTAGTCATGGGAACTACTTTGGAAACGGGTACCAGTATCAGACTCCGTATCTTCACTAATTCCCAAACATGGCATAAAGGTAACTATGATCCTCTCACTTTAGCTGTTAGCTTTAACCTTTCAGGTGCAGTGTATGAATGgatttagtattttaaaaaaaaaacaacaaaaaatggaaaaaaaaatgtgCTGTTTAATTTGAATCTGGTGTAGACGAAGATATTTTGATCCTCTAATATATATGCACTCTTTATATGTATATCCgttgttttattcttttatattttgttcTTTTCTCCTAGTTTTGTATGGATTGTGGGCTTTGCACAGGTAAGTGTTTGGTATGCTACATGGTGTATTCTAACAGGATAATATTCTTATCCTATATATACACACAACAATGGCTAGCTCGGGTTGGGGTTCATCCTTTTTTATCGGAACGGGAATGCAGCACATTTTTGTGGTTAATCGCTTTATCTGTTTAGAGAATACTTGCGATGAGGGATGTTGGTAACAAAAAAAAGAACTCAGCTCAGACCTACAGAGGCCCAAATACCAAGCATGGACAAGCAGCTGGATCAGTCCACTGCCTCAGTCTAACACCAATCCAGTTCACCACCTCATAACACCAATAATagcaaactaattttttttttacaacttgCAACGATTATTTTAAAAGGTtacaaaatgtttattaaattatttgaaattttttatttaagttaattatttaaaattttttatttaaattattggattaactttttttaaaaggttTGGTTAGCGAGTTCTAAGTGACTATTTAATGATCGATATAGTTGATTAATATTTATCGACgagtagaaaaatatatattagattcaAATTACGATTTAACGATCAGTGttggaaattgaaaagaaaattgtttgcattttagtttataaatttgtaatgtttaaaattgtttatttaaaagaaaatcgaACTGTAAAAAAAAGGAAACGAGAGATTTTAGTTGATGCAATAGTGTGTAAATAGTCAAATGACTTaacttttttgaaatttaatgatcaaaatataaatttagatgtagtttattattattattattattattaatttttacaaCTTGCACACTCCTAGCTGGAATAAATTACTACCACAGCTATTAGTAAATAATTCAGATCAAACGTTGAAGTTGAGCAAACTAATTTTTAACCAGCAGAATATATAAAAAAGGCAGCGGCAAAAATGAAGTGATATAACTAATAACTAAAGAGATCTGTAAATGGATGTAATGGATAGGGGATGATAAGATTCATACATTCTCCTATCCAATAAAAATATTCTATGTTGACACCTCATCTTTCTTAAACCACAACTTTCCCAGAATTAGATGCTCTTTGCTTTCATATCCTCTCACTTTACCTTGGCTTCTATTACTTGTATATTTTCTACTTCCAAGTTTCTCCTTCTTGAGTTCCCTTTGATCTTCAATGCCTACCACTTCTTCTCCATTGGCAAGTCGGCTGAAGAGCAGTTCTACATCTTCTCTTTCAAGAAAACTGGTTGTCCTCAAGGGAATTTCCGGAGCCCCATTTAGATTCTCACCCGGCAAGACCCGAACTCCCTGTTTCACTGTCAAAGCTGTTCAATCAGACAAGGTAAGCAAATGGTCGTAAACCCATCTATGGGATAAAATGTATAGTGGACGTATTGTATTAAAaaggagttagattgtattttaaaataattgaaatttttaatcaaatagatTAATTTGATCTTTTATCTATTGTACAGAAATTAATTTATCCATTCTTTAAatagtgaaagaaaaataaaatccagCTTCCccataaatgataaatttatgggttttttttcccttttttgcaGCCAACATTTCAAGTAATTCAACCCATTAATGGTGACCCATTCATTGGAAGTCTAGAGACACCAATCACATCAAGTCCTTTAATTGCTTGGTACTTATCCAACCTTCCAGCTTATAGAACAGCAGTGAACCCACTTCTAAGAGGCATAGAAGTCGGTTTAGCCCATGGTTTCCTCTTAGTAGGTCCATTTGTCAAAGCTGGTCCTTTAAGGAACACAGCTGTTGCAGGTCAAGCTGGTTCATTAGCAGCTGCTGGTTTAGTTATAATCCTAAGCATTTGCTTAACCATGTATGGTGTTGCATCATTCAATGAAGGTGAACCTTCCACAGCTCCAAGCTTAACCTTGACTGGGAGAAAGAAGGAGCCTGACCAGTTACAAACAGCTGAAGGATGGGCTAAGTTTAGCGGAGGTTTCTTTTTTGGTGGAATCTCTGGTGTTATTTGggcttattttcttctttatgtACTTGACCTTCCTTATTACTTTAAATAAGATCATTGTCTTTATGCGTTTTAAGTAATGCAAATCAAGTGATTGTAATCATATGTTTAATGATCATTTTATTGCATCAACTTAACTTTCTATTTCAATGCCATAATTAAATGCTAAGTGATAGCGGGGGAAAGTACCGTGGAGACTTTTATATTAATAGTCTAGTTGAATTTtgtccttttattaaaaaatagataaataatctttatacattagatcaaagagcgaACTAGtcttatttgttaaaaatttcatctattttaccTCATTCTAATGTACagggattaatttttaatagtaaaaataaatgaaatatttaacaaaGAACCAATTTATTGTTTAATCTAACATACAGGGACCAGTGTgcatattttttaagtaaaaaaaatacaaaatgaaatCTACTTCTACTACATACCTCTAATACCTTTACTCCATAGGGAAAACAAATTTGGAAGATTTTGAACCAATGGTGGAAGCAAATCAAAGCATAATAAAGCTCTCAATAATACCAACATGCCACGTGTTTTACATAATCTCTTGAAATTAACTTATTAAACTACACTTTGATGATTTGTATGATGGTGTAAACCAAGGGGTAGGGAGGGGTTTGCCCCTTGTCAAATAGTTAAATTGCTCTGTAGGTCCTcccaaaattgaaatatttagtTTTAATCTCTTTAACCTTTGATTTAgtagaaaaattataattttagcctttttttttgaaaatctaataattcgatttaaaattttttaatacaaaatttttaactttgccCCAAAATTTTATAATCTCTCTCCCGTTAAACAAAATTTCTGACTTAGTTCTTGTATAAACTTTAGAGAAACTTCCCATTAGATCATGGGAAATCCCTGCTTCTGATTCTGTTTTCATTGcttcacatacatacatacacagcAAAGAAAAGATAGCAAATTTAATTAGACATAGGAAAATTCTCTCTTTCCAGCCTCCACATTTGCAAAACTTAATTGAAGTTCCAATGAAACCTTCAAAAACCCATTAATCATGCAACCTTTTCaataccaaaagaaaaaaagaagaagaaattaaaGACTAATACTACTTAAGAAGGGCTTAAACAATAAACCATTATCAGAAAAAAGAGCAGCACAAGCAGGAGGCCTGGCGGCATCACCAGGCCAACATCACGACGAAGAAAGTTCAACTTGTTTTTATAAATGCTAACCGAAGGTAAGCCATGCTTGAAGTGGACGAGGATGATAAGCAAAAGCAAAGGCACTACAACGAAGACCAAATGCAAGATGAAGGTCCATTTGTTCCACTGGGACTTGTAGTTGAAAACTGATGGGATCAATATCAAAAGCAAAACGATAGAGGTAATGGAGATCAAAGTCCAAGCAATTCCCATCAACATTGTAGCTTTTTTTGGCTAGGGTTTTTGACCTTGCTTCCCCTCTTATAGAAAAGATATTGTTGCTATTTATAGAAAAGATTTCGTTTGGACATGTTAATCTTGGTCCAAATCCAAAGATTCACTccaaattagttttatttttaaaatccatttcatcataaaattttaacaatttgaatttattcaacccggatttttaaaaatatgttgttTAAATAAGGTTAATGATTTTGCAAAGAATTTTTACTAGGACA containing:
- the LOC107954008 gene encoding LOW QUALITY PROTEIN: FRIGIDA-like protein 3 (The sequence of the model RefSeq protein was modified relative to this genomic sequence to represent the inferred CDS: inserted 1 base in 1 codon), which translates into the protein MEDSQSVATLIGSTASKIQQLQKAFAELESQRALTLNLRWKELEEHFSGLEKSLKRRFHELEDQXKEFETKTRKAREMLQKREAAVVAKEQSSLVRLQEKRDAAVFSITNALEKHRKLSSGQPADNGDNGELSVEEKQPEDIKSSFENGNLEVKSYPQLVKLCEEMDSEGLQKFISDNRKNLAALKEEIPWALKAAASPARLVLESLEGFYPSEVDGKKDANLLGLRRTCIMLMECLSVLLSNLDMVSVLALISEDIKEQAKLIAEEWKPKLDALDMDASNGNSLEAHAFLQLIDTFGIASGFNEEELSRLIPMVSRRRQAADLCRSLGLSEKMPGVIEVLVKNGRQIDAVNLAFAFELTEQFSPVPLLKSYLKEARKASSPVKPGNASPTAQTEVSERELTALKAVIKCIEEHNLEEQYPVDPLQKRVLLLEKAKADKKRATEVAKPQPKRPRANGAGYGPRVTNVAADKTFYPRVTDRYMQYVYDRPYVYPGPADNHSHSLLASATYNFSPSHGNYFGNGYQYQTPYLH
- the LOC107954007 gene encoding photosystem I reaction center subunit XI, chloroplastic, with amino-acid sequence MPTTSSPLASRLKSSSTSSLSRKLVVLKGISGAPFRFSPGKTRTPCFTVKAVQSDKPTFQVIQPINGDPFIGSLETPITSSPLIAWYLSNLPAYRTAVNPLLRGIEVGLAHGFLLVGPFVKAGPLRNTAVAGQAGSLAAAGLVIILSICLTMYGVASFNEGEPSTAPSLTLTGRKKEPDQLQTAEGWAKFSGGFFFGGISGVIWAYFLLYVLDLPYYFK